Proteins from a single region of Mytilus trossulus isolate FHL-02 chromosome 2, PNRI_Mtr1.1.1.hap1, whole genome shotgun sequence:
- the LOC134707252 gene encoding eEF1A lysine and N-terminal methyltransferase-like isoform X2: MNLLPQSHTEFHSPEYWDNFFKKRGTKAFEWYGEYPELCGVLHKYIKPKDKLLVVGCGNSVISENLYDVGYHSIVNIDISDIVIRQMIDKNQNKRPDMKFLKKDVKQMDFEDGEFGAVFDKGTLDALMVDETESVVADIDAMFKEIGRVLKQGGRYIIITLLQDQILKKVFSYFPELGWPIRIHLISTDSSENKDFHMPVFAVVLTKFKKLPNMKQILEVSTVEDKVERFDDVDKVKGVLKEMQYYALIRQQISKRNMSKEHVSLCLYSDISTSPRYTLHIVDSTQNLKQKFAIFIVPQGRETDWLFATEAGRMQLSDSAGFERLIVVCLHRDHTYTDLDSIKTELSAKVMELTPPNFKRGVQVPFLSLGQDIGKRQIKCKGHSDMSGEYVIEDVEVDGDVYRRLVFSSNPNIVQSEAKLKSGKKKGKKSVKLIIDPDYLACQHHISMIAGLGFVPDIHQMKDGKLSALLIGLGGGGLATFLHQHFKQINLSVVDIDEAMVKIATDWFGFIQDELLTVHVSDGIELVKKEVENGLKRHVIMLDVDSKDTSVGMSCPPQAFVEEEFLLNIKKLLDKNGVLILNLVCRDDDMKKTVIKRLTGTFHQVVVKDIEEEVNQIVYAQNSTEQTNSETGLTNDTCDNCAMKNPQTLLSPETSKYLNSCVKGTDIDLSDQFKNMVIVDR; this comes from the exons ATGAATCTTCTGCCTCAAAGCCACACAGAATTTCATTCTCCAGAGTACTGGGAcaacttcttcaaaaaaagAGGAACAAAAGCTTTTGAATG GTATGGAGAATATCCTGAATTGTGTGGAgttttacacaaatatataaagcCCAAAGATAAATTACTGGTTGTTGGCTGTGGAAATTCTGTCATTAGTGAAAATTTGTATGATGTTGGTTACCATAGTATTGTTAAcattgatataagtgatatcgTTATTCGTCAGATGATAgacaaaaaccaaaataaaagaCCTGATatgaaatttcttaaaaaagatGTGAAACAG ATGGATTTTGAAGATGGTGAATTCGGTGCTGTGTTTGATAAGGGTACTCTTGATGCCTTGATGGTTGATGAAACAGAATCTGTTGTTGCAGATATTGATGCCATGTTTAAAGAAATAGGACGAGTCCTTAAACAAGGTGGAAGATACATCATAATTACACTGCTACAAGATCAGATACTGAAAAAAGTGTTTTCTTATTTTCCTGAACT TGGGTGGCCAATTAGAATCCATCTTATTAGTACAGATAGTTCAGAAAACAAAGATTTCCACATGCCAGTGTTTGCAGTAGTGCTGACAAAGTTCAAAAAGTTACCAAACATGAAACAG atccTTGAAGTATCAACTGTAGAAGATAAAGTGGAGAGATTTGATGATGTTGATAAAGTGAAGGGAGTACTCAAGGAGATGCAGTATTATGCATTAATTAGACAGCAGATTAGTAAAAG aaatatgAGTAAAGAGCATGTGTCTCTCTGTCTGTACAGTGATATATCCACCTCACCTAGATATACTTTACATATAGTTGACAGTACACAGAATCTCAAACAGAAGTTTGCCATTTTTATTGTGCCACAAGGGAG AGAAACAGATTGGCTGTTTGCAACAGAAGCTGGTAGGATGCAGCTTTCTGATTCTGCAGGATTTGAAAGACTGATAGTTGTATGTTTACATCGGGATCATACATACACAGATTTGGATAGTATAAAAACAGAACTTTCTGCCAAAGTTATGGAGTTGACACCCCCAAATTTCAAGAGAGGAGTACAG GTACCTTTCTTGTCCCTGGGACAGGATATTGGTAAGAGACAGATTAAGTGTAAAGGCCACAGTGATATGAGTGGAGAGTATGTTATAGAAGATGTGGAGGTGGATGGGGATGTGTACAGAAGACTGGTGTTCTCCTCTAATCCTAACATTGTACAGTCAGAGGCCAAACTAAAATCAG GAAAGAAAAAAGGGAAGAAATCTGTGAAGCTAATTATAGATCCTGATTATTTGGCTTGTCAACATCATATATCTATGATAGCTGGTCTTGGATTTGTCCCAGATATTCATCAGATGAAAG ATGGAAAACTAAGTGCTTTGTTGATAGGTCTTGGAGGAGGAGGTCTAGCTACATTCTTACATCAACACTTTAAACAG atAAATCTGAGTGTTGTTGATATAGACGAGGCTATGGTCAAAATAGCAACAGATTGGTTTGGTTTTATTCAGGATGAACTCCTCACAGTACATGTTAGTGATGGAATAGAATTGGTAAAGAAGGAAGTTGAAAATg GTTTGAAACGTCATGTGATAATGTTGGATGTTGACAGTAAAGATACCTCTGTAGGTATGAGCTGTCCACCACAGGCATTTGTAGAAGAGGAATTCCTACTCAACATAAAGAAACTACTTGACAAAAATG gggttttgattttaaatctgGTTTGCCGTGATGACGATATGAAAAAGACTGTGATTAAGCGTCTTACAGGAACTTTTCATCAGGTTGTAGTAAAAGATATAGAGGAGGAAGTCAACCAAATAGTTTATGCACAAAATAGTACGGAACAGACTAACAGTGAAACAGGTTTGACTAATGACACATGTGATAACTGTGCTATGAAGAATCCACAAACTTTACTAAGTCCtgaaacatcaaaatatttgaattcttgTGTAAAAGGAACTGATATAGATCTTTCAGATCAGTTCAAAAATATGGTTATTGTAgacagataa
- the LOC134707252 gene encoding eEF1A lysine and N-terminal methyltransferase-like isoform X1, which produces MNLLPQSHTEFHSPEYWDNFFKKRGTKAFEWYGEYPELCGVLHKYIKPKDKLLVVGCGNSVISENLYDVGYHSIVNIDISDIVIRQMIDKNQNKRPDMKFLKKDVKQMDFEDGEFGAVFDKGTLDALMVDETESVVADIDAMFKEIGRVLKQGGRYIIITLLQDQILKKVFSYFPELGWPIRIHLISTDSSENKDFHMPVFAVVLTKFKKLPNMKQILEVSTVEDKVERFDDVDKVKGVLKEMQYYALIRQQISKRNMSKEHVSLCLYSDISTSPRYTLHIVDSTQNLKQKFAIFIVPQGRETDWLFATEAGRMQLSDSAGFERLIVVCLHRDHTYTDLDSIKTELSAKVMELTPPNFKRGVQVPFLSLGQDIGKRQIKCKGHSDMSGEYVIEDVEVDGDVYRRLVFSSNPNIVQSEAKLKSVGKKKGKKSVKLIIDPDYLACQHHISMIAGLGFVPDIHQMKDGKLSALLIGLGGGGLATFLHQHFKQINLSVVDIDEAMVKIATDWFGFIQDELLTVHVSDGIELVKKEVENGLKRHVIMLDVDSKDTSVGMSCPPQAFVEEEFLLNIKKLLDKNGVLILNLVCRDDDMKKTVIKRLTGTFHQVVVKDIEEEVNQIVYAQNSTEQTNSETGLTNDTCDNCAMKNPQTLLSPETSKYLNSCVKGTDIDLSDQFKNMVIVDR; this is translated from the exons ATGAATCTTCTGCCTCAAAGCCACACAGAATTTCATTCTCCAGAGTACTGGGAcaacttcttcaaaaaaagAGGAACAAAAGCTTTTGAATG GTATGGAGAATATCCTGAATTGTGTGGAgttttacacaaatatataaagcCCAAAGATAAATTACTGGTTGTTGGCTGTGGAAATTCTGTCATTAGTGAAAATTTGTATGATGTTGGTTACCATAGTATTGTTAAcattgatataagtgatatcgTTATTCGTCAGATGATAgacaaaaaccaaaataaaagaCCTGATatgaaatttcttaaaaaagatGTGAAACAG ATGGATTTTGAAGATGGTGAATTCGGTGCTGTGTTTGATAAGGGTACTCTTGATGCCTTGATGGTTGATGAAACAGAATCTGTTGTTGCAGATATTGATGCCATGTTTAAAGAAATAGGACGAGTCCTTAAACAAGGTGGAAGATACATCATAATTACACTGCTACAAGATCAGATACTGAAAAAAGTGTTTTCTTATTTTCCTGAACT TGGGTGGCCAATTAGAATCCATCTTATTAGTACAGATAGTTCAGAAAACAAAGATTTCCACATGCCAGTGTTTGCAGTAGTGCTGACAAAGTTCAAAAAGTTACCAAACATGAAACAG atccTTGAAGTATCAACTGTAGAAGATAAAGTGGAGAGATTTGATGATGTTGATAAAGTGAAGGGAGTACTCAAGGAGATGCAGTATTATGCATTAATTAGACAGCAGATTAGTAAAAG aaatatgAGTAAAGAGCATGTGTCTCTCTGTCTGTACAGTGATATATCCACCTCACCTAGATATACTTTACATATAGTTGACAGTACACAGAATCTCAAACAGAAGTTTGCCATTTTTATTGTGCCACAAGGGAG AGAAACAGATTGGCTGTTTGCAACAGAAGCTGGTAGGATGCAGCTTTCTGATTCTGCAGGATTTGAAAGACTGATAGTTGTATGTTTACATCGGGATCATACATACACAGATTTGGATAGTATAAAAACAGAACTTTCTGCCAAAGTTATGGAGTTGACACCCCCAAATTTCAAGAGAGGAGTACAG GTACCTTTCTTGTCCCTGGGACAGGATATTGGTAAGAGACAGATTAAGTGTAAAGGCCACAGTGATATGAGTGGAGAGTATGTTATAGAAGATGTGGAGGTGGATGGGGATGTGTACAGAAGACTGGTGTTCTCCTCTAATCCTAACATTGTACAGTCAGAGGCCAAACTAAAATCAG TAGGAAAGAAAAAAGGGAAGAAATCTGTGAAGCTAATTATAGATCCTGATTATTTGGCTTGTCAACATCATATATCTATGATAGCTGGTCTTGGATTTGTCCCAGATATTCATCAGATGAAAG ATGGAAAACTAAGTGCTTTGTTGATAGGTCTTGGAGGAGGAGGTCTAGCTACATTCTTACATCAACACTTTAAACAG atAAATCTGAGTGTTGTTGATATAGACGAGGCTATGGTCAAAATAGCAACAGATTGGTTTGGTTTTATTCAGGATGAACTCCTCACAGTACATGTTAGTGATGGAATAGAATTGGTAAAGAAGGAAGTTGAAAATg GTTTGAAACGTCATGTGATAATGTTGGATGTTGACAGTAAAGATACCTCTGTAGGTATGAGCTGTCCACCACAGGCATTTGTAGAAGAGGAATTCCTACTCAACATAAAGAAACTACTTGACAAAAATG gggttttgattttaaatctgGTTTGCCGTGATGACGATATGAAAAAGACTGTGATTAAGCGTCTTACAGGAACTTTTCATCAGGTTGTAGTAAAAGATATAGAGGAGGAAGTCAACCAAATAGTTTATGCACAAAATAGTACGGAACAGACTAACAGTGAAACAGGTTTGACTAATGACACATGTGATAACTGTGCTATGAAGAATCCACAAACTTTACTAAGTCCtgaaacatcaaaatatttgaattcttgTGTAAAAGGAACTGATATAGATCTTTCAGATCAGTTCAAAAATATGGTTATTGTAgacagataa